The bacterium genomic interval GGAACGATTCGACAAGGGTAGGCTCACTCTCAGCGGGCGAGCTCGGGGGTGGATGTCCAAGTACTCGTGGCCCGGGAACCTGCGCGAGCTGAGAAACGTGCTCGAGCGGGAAGTGGTGCTGGCCGAGGTCGCCGCCGCCGGCGCCCGGCTCGATCCCAGTCCGCCGTTGGGCTCGTCCGAGGTTCCGCGAAGCTTGACCGAAGTGGAAAGTGAGCAGATCCAGCGCGCGCTCGCCTTTACCCGGGGCCATCAGGGACGGGCCGCCGAGGTCCTGGGTATCAGCCGTAAGGCCCTGTGGGAAAAACGAAAGCGGTACGGACTGCCGTAGACTCGCCTCTTGAGCCATCTCAATCTCATCTCGCTCGTGGGCTGGTTCGCACTGTGTGGCCTGGCCTGGCTCGCCGGCGGCTGCCGGCGGCCCATCCCCTGGCGCACATTCTGGGGTTCGACAGCGCTGGTGTTCGGGCTCGGCGCCGTGGTCTTCTTGCTGCCAGCAACGCGCGGCGTGCTTCTGGTCCTGAACGACATCGTCCTCGGTCTTCTCAGCAGCAGCGCCAAGGGCGCCGAGTTTCTGTTCGGTCCGCTGGCGCTCTCTCCAGGGCAGGCCACCGGAGCCGGCGAGCCCTCCATAGGCTTCGTGCTCGCCGCGCAGGTCCTGCCGGCAGTCATTTTCTTCGCCTCGATCATGGCGGTGCTGCACCACTTCAGGCTGGTCGAGCCGGTCGTGAGGTTCTTCGGCCGGGTGTTTCAACGGACCCTCAGGCTCTCGGGCGCCGAGGCTCTGACCGGCTCGATCCACATGTTCTTCGGCGTCGAGACGGCCGCGGCGGTACGTCCATATCTGGGCGGCATGACCCGGTCCGAGTTGTTGACGGTGGTCGCCTCGAACCTCTCGACCGTGGCCTCGACCACGCTCGCGGTCTATGTGATCTTTCTGAAAGAAGCGTTCCCACAGATCGCGGGGCATCTTCTTTCGGCCTCTCTACTTTCGATTCCGTGCTCGGTTCTGGCAGCCAAGCTGATGCTGCCCGAGACCGAGACGCCCGAGACCGCCGGCGAGGTTCCGACCATGGCGCGAGAGGAAGAGCACTCGAGTGTCATGGGCGCTCTGGCCGCCGGTGCCTGGGACGGACTCAAGGTCGCGGCCGGAATCACGACGATCTTGATCGCCGTGCTCGGGCTGGTGGGTGTTTTGGATCTTCTGCTGGGGAAGATTGGCGGTGTCTTCTTCCAGCTGAACGAACCGCTGACCATAGCGGGAATCCTGGGCTGGCTATTCAGGCCGCTGGCCTGGCTGCTCGGCATCGAGGCCGGCGACCTGCCGACGGCGGGGAAGCTCCTCGGCCAGCGGCTGATGCTGACCGAGGTGGTCAGCTATCAAGAGCTCGGCGCGCTCGCGTTAGCCAAGGAGCTATCGCCGAGAACGATTCTCGTACTGTCCTACGCGCTGTGCGGCTTCGCTCACGTCGGCGGCATGGGGATCGCGGTCGGCGGTTTTGGCGCTCTGGCGCCGAGCCGGCGCGAAGACCTGGCCGCCCTGGCGTTGCGAGGCCTGGTCGCGGCGACGCTGGCCACGCTGCTCACCGGTGCCCTGGCCGGTGTCTTCTTTCACGGTCAGGCGGGGATTCTGGGGCTGTAGCATCTGGGGGCCATCGTGTCGTTCTCCAATGTGTATGACGACGCCGAGCGAGCTGAGGCCTATGCGACACTCGAGTTCCCGGGCACGTACTATCTGGCGTATCGCGATCTGCCTGCGATTCTCGCCGAGGAGGTCACCGGAAGTGCCGCTCTCGATTTTGGCTGCGGCGCCGGCCGCTCCACGAGGTTTCTGAAGAAGCTCGGTTTCGATGCGATCGGTATCGATATTTCGAGCAGCATGATTCAGCAGGCCAAGAAGATCGACCCGAATGGGACCTATCAACTGGTGGACGAGGGCGACTTTGGCCTCTTTGGACCTCGGTCCTTCGATCTTGTCCTGTCCGCGTTCGCGTTTGACAACATCCCCGGCGTCGCAAAACGGCGCGGCCTATTGCGCGGCTTGCGGCGATTGCTCAAAGACAAAGGCCGGATTGTCCTGCTCGGTTCAACGCCCGAGATCTACACGCACGAGTGGGCCTCATTCACCACCAAGGCCTTTCCGGGGAACCGCCGCGCGAAGAGCGGAGAGAGCGTTCGGATCGTGATGAAGGACGTCGAGGATGGGCGCCCCGTGGAAGACCTGATCTGGTTTCACTCGGACTATCTGAGCCTCTTTGAGGCATCGGAACTCCGGCTCGCAGCTCACTACCAGCCGCTCGGGCTCGAGGACGAGCCGTACGAGTGGCTGACCGAGGCCTCGATCGCCCCCTGGGTCACCTACGTACTGGGCAAGAAGTAATAGTCAGGAGGCCGGATGAAACCACCCGAGGCACCGAAGTTGGCAGCCCTCATCGATCTGTCGGGGAAGGCCGCTTTGGTTACCGGAGCGGGACGCGGCATTGGGGCCGGGATCGCCCGCCGCTTTGGCCAGGCGGGCGCCGCGGTGGCGGTGCACTACCGGTCGAGCGCCGATGGGGCTCGCGCGGTCGTGGAAGAGATCGAGGAGACGGGGGGGCGGGCGATCGCGCTTCATGCGGACGTGACCGATGGCGCGGAAGTCGCGCGCCTGGTCGACGAGACCGTGAATGCTCTCGGAGATCTCGACATCCTGGTCAACAACGCCGGCATCTACCCGGTGAGCCCGCTTCTGGAGATGGCGGACGAGGAGTGGGACGCGGTCGTGGACGCCAACTTGAAGAGCGTGCACGTTTGCACGCGGATCGCGGCCGCGAGAATGGTCGCGCAGGGCGGCGGCGGAGCCATCGTCAACATCGCCTCGATCGAGGGCCTGGCGCCCGCGAAGCTGCATGCCCACTACACCTCGGCCAAGGCCGGGGTCCTCATGCACACTCGGGCAGCGGCTCTGGAGCTCGGCCCCGAGGGCATACGAGTCAATGCGGTCGCGCCGGGTCTGATCTGGAAGCCCGGCATCGAAGAGGACTGGCCGGAGGGAGTCCAGAGGTGGCTCGAGGCGGTGCCGTTGGGTAGTCTGGGCCGGCCGGAGGACGTGGCCGATGCTTGCCTGTTCCTGGCCTCGCCGGCGTCCCGGTGGGTCACGGGCGCGTCGATCGCGGTCGACGGCGGCATGCTCTCAAAGGCGGTGTTCTGATGATGCTCGACGGCAAAGTCATTCTGGTAACCGGCGCGGGAAGCGGGATCGGTCGCGGCATCGCCCAGGCTCTCGCGGCGGAAGGCGCCAGGGTCGCGGCGAGCGACCTCGAGATCGAATCCGCGGAGGCGACCGTCGCATCTCTGGCCGAGGGCGCCAAGGCGATCGCGCTCGGTCTCGACGTAACCGACTCGAAGGCGGTAGCAGCCGCGGTCACCGATGCGGCAGGCCTGTTCGGTTCAGTCGACGGGCTGGTCAACAACGCCGGCGTTTTGCGCATGCGGCCCGCTCTGGAGTCTGACGACGCGGACTGGGTCCCGCAGTTCGACGTCAATGCTCGAGCGCTTCTGACCTGCTGCCAGGCGGCGGCAAAGCAGATGATCGACCAGGGCGGGGGCTCGATCGTCAACGTCGCGTCCAACGCCGGCAAGGTCGGCTATCCCAACATGGCGGCCTACAACGCCTCCAAAGCCGCGGTGATCAGTCTCACTCGCTCGCTCGCCTCCGAGTGGGCTCCGCACGGCATCAATGTCAATGCCGTATGCCCAGGCGGCGTCGCCACGCCGATGCTCGACGAGGTCGCCAACTGGGTCGGCAAGCGCGAGGGCCTGGATCCGAGCGAATTGGTCGCACAGATGTACCCGGCGCAGCTCCGGCGCCACGTCGCGCCGATCGAAGTCGGTCGCGTGGTCGCGTTCCTGCTCTCCGAACGCGCGACGATCATCCGCGGCCAATCGATCAACGTCGACGGCGGCGACACGCCGTACTAGTCGCTGCCGTTGGAGCGGTCGACCACCGCTTGCCCTTGAGCGAAGCGAAGGGTGTCGACCGAATCGATAGTGTCGCGCCGGTGTCGCCCCTTCGCGAACGAAGAGAGGTTCGCTTCGGGGCGCACGCGGCGCTCCTTCAGGCACTGAATCCAAAGACCAGGAGGGGAGCCCCGATTGTAGCGGTCGACGCCCGCTTGCCCTTGAGCGAAGCGAAGGGTGTCGACCGGCTTGGCAGACAACAGGCGTCGACGGCGGGCCGCCTGCCGAACTGCCGCCGAACGTGCGGCGGCGAGAGAAAAGACTTCGCTTTGCTCAGAATGACGGTAGAGAGAGTCTACCGCCCCTTCCACTCGGGCTTGCGCTTGCCCAGGAAGGCCGCTACGCCTTCTTCCTTGTCCTCGGACGAGAAACATAGGCAGAAGAGGTCGCGCTCGTAGTTGACGCCGTCGTCGACCGAAGTGGACCAAGAAGCGCGCACCGCCTGTTTGGCGACCTTGAGCGTCAGCGGGCTCTTCGAGCCGATGCGCTCGGCGAGCTCCAGGGTCTTCTCGCGCAGCTCCTCGGGCGGGAAGGTGAGCTCGACCAGGCCCATGCTCTTGGCTTCGTCGGCGCCGATCATGTCGCCCGAGAGCACCAGGCGCATGGTCTGCCCCAGGCCGATGAGGCGCGGCAGACGCTGGGTGCCGCCGCCGCCCGGAATCAGCCCCAGATTGATCTCCGGCTGGCCGAAGCGGGCCTTCTCGGACGCCACGCGAATGTCACACGAGGACGCCAGCTCGCAGCCGCCGCCGAGGCAGAAGCCGTTGATCATGGCGATCACCGGCTTGGGAAAGTCGGACATGACGTCGAAGACCCGCGGGCTCGCCATGGCGTCGCGCTGATCAAAGGGTGAACGACCCTCGAACTCACCGATGTCGGCGCCGGCTATGAATGATTTCTCGCCGGCCCCGGTGATGACCACGACGCCGATGGCGTCGTCGCTCTCGATCGCCTCCAGATGGGCCATCATGTCGACTCGAACCTGCTCGTTGAGAGCATTCAGCTTGTCCGGCCGGTTGATCGTCAGGACCGCGGTGCGCCCCACGTCTTCGCGAAGTACTGCTTCTCCCATTGTGTTCCTCCAGTGGGTTCGTAGGTTGTCTTATCCGGAGTTCTTCGAGCCGACGGCCTTCGCGAAATGCTGCCAGAGCCGGCGCTGCGGCGGCAGCTCGAGCAGGTTCTCCGGGTGCCATTGCACCGCTCGCAGCCACCACCCCTCGTCGCGGTGCTCGGCGACTTCCAGGACTCCGTCCGGGGCGTAGGCCACCGGCTTCATCTCCGGAGCCAGGTCCTTGACCGCCTGGTGGTGCCGGGAATTGACCTCGGCCTTGCCTTCCGCGAGCGTCTCGCCGAGGGGACTCGACGTGTCGGTGACCTCGACGGGATGCGCCAGATGATCTTCCGGCTCTTCGAAGTCGTGATCGGTCGTATGGGGCAGCTGACTCGGTAGATCCTGCCAGAGGGTTCCCCCCAGAAAGACGTTGACCACCTGCAGGCCCCGGCAGATGGCCCAGATCGGCGTCTTGGCAGATTGCGCGCCTTTCATCAGGGACCATTCGATTCGATCCAGCTCCGGCACCAGGGTGAGATTGGCGTTCGGGCGGGCTTTCTCTCCGTAGCGCTCGGGCTCGATATCCGGACCTCCCGCGAGAACCAGCCCACCGGCCTCGGCCGCGAGCTGTTCGAGCGTGTCGTCGTCGGTCCCGTCGTCCTCGGGGCTCACGACGATCAGGCGCTGGCCGTCGATGCCGACGGACTG includes:
- a CDS encoding glucose 1-dehydrogenase, yielding MKPPEAPKLAALIDLSGKAALVTGAGRGIGAGIARRFGQAGAAVAVHYRSSADGARAVVEEIEETGGRAIALHADVTDGAEVARLVDETVNALGDLDILVNNAGIYPVSPLLEMADEEWDAVVDANLKSVHVCTRIAAARMVAQGGGGAIVNIASIEGLAPAKLHAHYTSAKAGVLMHTRAAALELGPEGIRVNAVAPGLIWKPGIEEDWPEGVQRWLEAVPLGSLGRPEDVADACLFLASPASRWVTGASIAVDGGMLSKAVF
- a CDS encoding methyltransferase domain-containing protein, giving the protein MSFSNVYDDAERAEAYATLEFPGTYYLAYRDLPAILAEEVTGSAALDFGCGAGRSTRFLKKLGFDAIGIDISSSMIQQAKKIDPNGTYQLVDEGDFGLFGPRSFDLVLSAFAFDNIPGVAKRRGLLRGLRRLLKDKGRIVLLGSTPEIYTHEWASFTTKAFPGNRRAKSGESVRIVMKDVEDGRPVEDLIWFHSDYLSLFEASELRLAAHYQPLGLEDEPYEWLTEASIAPWVTYVLGKK
- a CDS encoding gamma-glutamyl-gamma-aminobutyrate hydrolase family protein, coding for MNRVVVCIRSRRKAENYLHALQSVGIDGQRLIVVSPEDDGTDDDTLEQLAAEAGGLVLAGGPDIEPERYGEKARPNANLTLVPELDRIEWSLMKGAQSAKTPIWAICRGLQVVNVFLGGTLWQDLPSQLPHTTDHDFEEPEDHLAHPVEVTDTSSPLGETLAEGKAEVNSRHHQAVKDLAPEMKPVAYAPDGVLEVAEHRDEGWWLRAVQWHPENLLELPPQRRLWQHFAKAVGSKNSG
- a CDS encoding SDR family oxidoreductase, translating into MMMLDGKVILVTGAGSGIGRGIAQALAAEGARVAASDLEIESAEATVASLAEGAKAIALGLDVTDSKAVAAAVTDAAGLFGSVDGLVNNAGVLRMRPALESDDADWVPQFDVNARALLTCCQAAAKQMIDQGGGSIVNVASNAGKVGYPNMAAYNASKAAVISLTRSLASEWAPHGINVNAVCPGGVATPMLDEVANWVGKREGLDPSELVAQMYPAQLRRHVAPIEVGRVVAFLLSERATIIRGQSINVDGGDTPY
- a CDS encoding crotonase — protein: MGEAVLREDVGRTAVLTINRPDKLNALNEQVRVDMMAHLEAIESDDAIGVVVITGAGEKSFIAGADIGEFEGRSPFDQRDAMASPRVFDVMSDFPKPVIAMINGFCLGGGCELASSCDIRVASEKARFGQPEINLGLIPGGGGTQRLPRLIGLGQTMRLVLSGDMIGADEAKSMGLVELTFPPEELREKTLELAERIGSKSPLTLKVAKQAVRASWSTSVDDGVNYERDLFCLCFSSEDKEEGVAAFLGKRKPEWKGR
- a CDS encoding nucleoside permease nupX — encoded protein: MSHLNLISLVGWFALCGLAWLAGGCRRPIPWRTFWGSTALVFGLGAVVFLLPATRGVLLVLNDIVLGLLSSSAKGAEFLFGPLALSPGQATGAGEPSIGFVLAAQVLPAVIFFASIMAVLHHFRLVEPVVRFFGRVFQRTLRLSGAEALTGSIHMFFGVETAAAVRPYLGGMTRSELLTVVASNLSTVASTTLAVYVIFLKEAFPQIAGHLLSASLLSIPCSVLAAKLMLPETETPETAGEVPTMAREEEHSSVMGALAAGAWDGLKVAAGITTILIAVLGLVGVLDLLLGKIGGVFFQLNEPLTIAGILGWLFRPLAWLLGIEAGDLPTAGKLLGQRLMLTEVVSYQELGALALAKELSPRTILVLSYALCGFAHVGGMGIAVGGFGALAPSRREDLAALALRGLVAATLATLLTGALAGVFFHGQAGILGL